A genomic segment from Arachis duranensis cultivar V14167 unplaced genomic scaffold, aradu.V14167.gnm2.J7QH unplaced_Scaffold_47898, whole genome shotgun sequence encodes:
- the LOC127744507 gene encoding cytochrome b, protein MRNQRFSLLKQPISSTLNQHLIDYPTPSNLSYWWGFGSLAGICLVIQIVTGVFLAMHYTPHVDLAFNSVEHVMRDVEGGWLLRYMHANGASMFLIVVHLHIFRGLYHASYSSPREFVRCLGVVIFLLMIVTAFTGYVPPWGQMSFWGATVITSLASAIPVVGDTIVTWLWGGFSVDNATLNRFFSLHHLLPFILVGASLLHLAALHQYGSNNPLGVHSEMDQISFYPYFYVKDLVGWVAFAIFFSIWIFYAPNVLGHPDNYIPANPMPTPPHIVPEWYFLPIHAILRSIPDKSGGVAAIAPVFICLLALPFFKSMYVRSSSFRPIHQGIFWLLLADRLLLGWIGCQPVEAPFVTIGQIPPLVFFLFFAITPIPGRVGRGIPNSYTDEP, encoded by the coding sequence atgaggaaCCAACGATTCTCTCTTCTTAAACAACCGATATCCTCCACACTTAATCAACATTTGATAGATTATCCAACCCCGAGCAATCTTAGTTATTGGTGGGGCTTCGGTTCGTTAGCTGGTATTTGTTTAGTCATTCAGATAGTGACTGGCGTTTTTTTAGCTATGCATTACACACCTCATGTGGATCTAGCTTTCAACAGCGTAGAACACGTTATGAGAGATGTTGAAGGGGGCTGGTTGCTCCGTTATATGCATGCTAATGGGGCAAGTATGTTTCTCATTGTGGTTCACCTTCATATTTTTCGTGGTCTATATCATGCGAGTTATAGCAGTCCTAGGGAATTTGTTCGGTGTCTCGGAGTTGTAATCTTCCTATTAATGATTGTGACAGCTTTTACAGGATACGTACCACCTTGGGGTCAGATGAGCTTTTGGGGAGCTACAGTAATTACAAGCTTAGCTAGCGCCATACCGGTAGTAGGAGATACCATAGTTACTTGGCTTTGGGGTGGTTTCTCCGTGGACAATGCCACCTTAAATCGTTTTTTTAGTCTTCATCATTTACTCCCCTTTATTTTAGTGGGCGCCAGTCTTCTTCATCTGGCCGCATTGCATCAATATGGATCAAATAATCCATTGGGTGTACATTCAGAGATGGATCAAATTTCTTTTTACccttatttttatgtaaaggaTCTAGTAGGTTGGGTAGCTTTTGCTATCTTTTTTTCCATTTGGATTTTTTATGCTCCTAATGTTTTGGGGCATCCCGACAATTATATACCTGCTAATCCGATGCCCACCCCGCCTCATATTGTGCCGGAATGGTATTTCCTACCGATCCATGCCATTCTTCGTAGTATACCTGACAAATCGGGAGGTGTAGCCGCAATAGCACCAGTTTTTATATGTCTGTTGGCTTTacctttttttaaaagtatgtATGTGCGTAGTTCAAGTTTTCGCCCGATTCACCAAGGAATATTTTGGTTGCTTTTGGCGGATCGCTTACTACTAGGTTGGATCGGATGTCAACCAGTGGAGGCACCTTTTGTTACTATTGGACAAATTCCTCCtttagttttcttcttgttctttgcCATAACGCCCATTCCGGGACGAGTTGGAAGAGGAATTCCTAATTCTTACACGGATGAGCCCTAG